The following coding sequences lie in one Cupriavidus sp. WKF15 genomic window:
- a CDS encoding ATP-binding cassette domain-containing protein, which yields MALFSITDAQLAFGHVALLDHTDFSLEAGERVGLIGRNGSGKSSLLKIVAGLAAPDDGLIARQSGVTSAYVPQEPQFEPGITVFDAVSQGMGQAHDLLVRYEAAAERLADSHDEAALAELHRLQSELDAAGAWHLRTRVESTLARLGLDPHTRVDALSGGLQKRVALAQGLVAEPDILLLDEPTNHLDVEAIRWLEDLLLGFRGSVLLITHDRAFLDRVATRIVELDRGRLLSFPGNFAAYQARKEELLAAEQVEQAKFDKLLAQEEVWIRKGVEARRTRSVARIQRLVAMRSERAARREAQGNVKLEVSQADRSGKIVAELTDVNKGYGDKIVVRDFSATIMRGDKVGLIGPNGAGKTTLLRLILGELPPDSGTVRNGSNLQVAYFDQMRTQLDLEKSLADTISPGSDWVEVNGQRKHVMSYLGDFLFAPERARSPVKSLSGGERNRLLLARLFARPANVLVLDEPTNDLDIDTLELLEELLQDYSGTVFLVSHDRAFLDNVVTSTIAAEGDGQWRESVGGYSDWVAQSERSAALQAARKPEQKTAEPVRAKDSREARGANRTVKLSYKEQRELDGLPERIASLETEQKTISAQLEDGSLYVSDAAKAATLATRHDEIEMELLEALERWEVLEAKSKGEAG from the coding sequence ATGGCCCTGTTTTCCATTACCGATGCCCAGCTTGCTTTCGGGCACGTGGCCTTGCTCGACCACACCGATTTTTCGCTGGAAGCCGGCGAGCGCGTCGGCCTGATCGGCCGCAACGGCTCGGGCAAGTCCTCGCTGCTGAAGATCGTGGCCGGCCTGGCGGCGCCGGATGACGGCCTGATCGCTCGCCAGTCCGGCGTGACGTCGGCCTACGTGCCGCAGGAGCCGCAATTCGAGCCCGGCATCACGGTGTTCGACGCCGTGTCGCAGGGCATGGGCCAGGCGCATGACCTGCTGGTGCGCTATGAAGCCGCGGCCGAGAGGCTGGCCGACAGCCATGACGAGGCTGCGCTGGCGGAACTGCACCGGCTGCAGTCCGAACTCGACGCCGCCGGTGCCTGGCACCTGCGCACGCGCGTGGAAAGCACGCTGGCCCGGCTCGGGCTGGATCCGCATACGCGCGTCGACGCGTTGTCCGGCGGCCTGCAGAAGCGCGTCGCGCTGGCGCAGGGCCTGGTCGCGGAGCCGGATATCCTGCTGCTGGACGAGCCGACCAACCACCTCGACGTGGAAGCCATCCGCTGGCTGGAAGACTTGCTGCTGGGTTTCCGCGGCAGCGTGCTGCTGATCACCCACGACCGCGCCTTCCTGGACCGCGTGGCGACCCGCATCGTCGAACTCGACCGCGGCCGCCTGCTGTCCTTCCCAGGCAACTTTGCCGCCTACCAGGCGCGCAAGGAGGAACTGCTGGCCGCCGAACAGGTGGAGCAGGCCAAGTTCGACAAGCTGCTCGCCCAGGAAGAAGTGTGGATCCGCAAGGGCGTGGAGGCGCGCCGCACGCGCAGCGTGGCGCGCATCCAGCGCCTGGTAGCCATGCGCAGCGAACGCGCCGCGCGGCGCGAGGCGCAGGGCAACGTCAAGCTGGAAGTCTCGCAGGCCGATCGCTCCGGCAAGATCGTGGCCGAGTTGACCGACGTGAACAAGGGCTACGGCGACAAGATCGTGGTGCGCGACTTCAGCGCCACCATCATGCGCGGCGACAAGGTCGGCCTGATCGGCCCCAACGGTGCCGGCAAGACCACGCTGCTGCGGCTGATCCTGGGTGAACTGCCGCCCGACAGCGGCACCGTGCGCAATGGCAGCAACCTGCAGGTCGCGTACTTCGACCAGATGCGCACCCAGCTCGACCTGGAAAAGTCCCTGGCCGACACCATCAGCCCGGGCAGCGACTGGGTCGAGGTCAACGGCCAGCGCAAGCACGTGATGAGCTACCTGGGCGACTTCCTGTTCGCGCCGGAGCGCGCGCGCTCGCCGGTCAAGTCGCTGTCCGGCGGCGAGCGCAACCGGCTGCTGCTGGCGCGCCTGTTTGCCCGCCCGGCCAACGTGCTCGTGCTTGACGAACCGACCAACGACCTCGACATCGACACGCTGGAATTGCTGGAAGAGCTGCTGCAGGACTACAGCGGCACGGTGTTCCTGGTCTCGCACGACCGCGCGTTCCTGGACAACGTGGTGACCTCCACGATTGCCGCCGAGGGCGACGGCCAGTGGCGCGAGTCGGTTGGCGGCTATTCCGACTGGGTCGCGCAGTCCGAGCGCAGCGCCGCGCTGCAGGCAGCGCGCAAGCCCGAGCAGAAAACGGCCGAGCCGGTGAGGGCAAAGGACTCCCGCGAGGCGCGCGGCGCCAACCGCACGGTCAAGCTGTCATACAAGGAGCAGCGCGAGCTGGATGGTTTGCCCGAGCGGATTGCGTCGCTGGAAACCGAACAGAAGACGATCTCGGCGCAGCTCGAAGACGGCTCGCTTTATGTCAGCGACGCGGCCAAGGCCGCCACGCTGGCGACCCGCCACGACGAGATCGAGATGGAATTGCTGGAAGCGCTGGAGCGCTGGGAAGTGCTGGAGGCGAAGTCGAAGGGCGAGGCGGGCTAA
- a CDS encoding MFS transporter, producing the protein MQNRPLSLTTVLVCGGLLVTLSMGIRHGFGLFNLPITQTHGWNRETFAFALALQNLMWGASQPFAGALADKFGALRIMLIGVALYVGGLVVMALSTSGTAFATGAGVMIGIAQSGTTYSVVYGVIGRVASAEKRVWAMGIAAAAGSFGQFLMIPVEQTLISGLGWQNALFVMALMACVMLPLAFTLREPKMAAHDGGHHQTIGQAIREAFGNRNFQLLTLGYFVCGFQVVFIGVHLAPYLKDQGLTDPKIATVALALIGLFNVFGTYTAGAMGQRMPKRYLLSAIYLTRSVVITGYLLLPLSTASTWMFAALMGFLWLSTVPLTNGIIAQVFGVKYLSMLSGVVFFSHQIGSFLGAWLGGYLYDRTGGYNTVWMIAIALGVMAALVNLPIREHALARPQPVAA; encoded by the coding sequence ATGCAGAACCGACCACTCTCCCTGACCACCGTGCTCGTGTGCGGCGGCCTGCTCGTCACCCTTTCCATGGGCATCCGGCATGGCTTCGGACTGTTCAACCTGCCGATCACGCAAACCCATGGCTGGAACCGCGAGACCTTCGCCTTCGCGCTGGCGCTGCAGAACCTGATGTGGGGCGCCAGCCAGCCCTTCGCCGGCGCGCTGGCCGACAAGTTCGGCGCGCTGCGCATCATGCTGATCGGCGTGGCGCTGTACGTGGGCGGGCTCGTGGTGATGGCGCTGTCGACCAGCGGCACGGCCTTCGCGACCGGCGCCGGCGTCATGATCGGCATCGCGCAGTCGGGCACGACCTACAGCGTGGTGTACGGCGTGATCGGCCGCGTGGCCAGCGCCGAGAAGCGCGTCTGGGCCATGGGCATTGCCGCCGCGGCGGGCTCCTTCGGCCAGTTCCTGATGATCCCGGTCGAGCAGACGCTGATCTCGGGGCTTGGCTGGCAGAACGCGCTGTTCGTGATGGCGCTGATGGCCTGCGTCATGCTGCCGCTGGCGTTCACGCTGCGCGAACCGAAGATGGCCGCGCATGACGGCGGGCATCACCAGACCATCGGCCAGGCCATCCGCGAGGCCTTCGGCAACCGCAATTTCCAGCTGCTGACGCTGGGCTACTTCGTATGCGGATTCCAGGTGGTGTTCATCGGCGTGCACCTGGCCCCCTACCTGAAGGACCAGGGCCTGACCGATCCGAAGATCGCCACCGTGGCGCTCGCGCTGATCGGCCTGTTCAATGTGTTCGGCACCTACACCGCCGGCGCGATGGGCCAGCGCATGCCCAAGCGCTATCTGTTGTCGGCCATCTACCTGACGCGCTCGGTGGTGATTACCGGCTACCTGCTGCTGCCGCTCTCGACCGCCAGCACCTGGATGTTTGCGGCGCTGATGGGCTTCCTGTGGCTGTCGACCGTGCCCCTGACCAACGGCATCATCGCCCAGGTGTTCGGGGTGAAATACCTGTCGATGCTGTCCGGCGTGGTGTTCTTCTCGCACCAGATCGGCAGCTTCCTGGGCGCCTGGCTGGGCGGCTACCTGTATGACCGCACCGGCGGCTACAACACGGTGTGGATGATCGCGATCGCGCTGGGCGTGATGGCCGCGCTGGTCAACTTGCCGATCCGCGAGCACGCGCTGGCGCGCCCGCAGCCGGTTGCGGCATGA